The following DNA comes from Castanea sativa cultivar Marrone di Chiusa Pesio chromosome 10, ASM4071231v1.
GGGATATTTTCTCCATATCCTATATATTCAAGAGTAGAAACTTTAGCTTGCATGGCAAATTTCAACTCCTCTATTATTTGGCTAGGAAACAACTCATGAACTATTCCCTCCTCATTAAGCTTGATGTTTGATGCTCTAAATGCTTATAGAACTCTACAGTCCTTCTTTTTGCAAAAATTCAAGATCAGTAAAATTATTGCCATTACTGCCAAGTAGACATTTGACTATGCTTAAAGAAATTTTCCTCAACTTGGAAAAGGGACTAATATAATTTGTTCTAACTATGTTCTTATTGATTTGTTCTCAGAAATTTATAGAttatgtaaggacacaattcaaattcccaaaccacgactgggaggaaaatgggcttgaaaggcctttcttcacaatgaatttgtagaggatgggtttgtaatttagatttcaaggatggcttagaaaatcacaaaaagaacgggctttgggcccaatggaacaaaacaaagaattgtttgcaaaaagtaagattgagaattcctcctcggactgtttccgaggatagtttctaatagtatttctcaagtttggatacaaatattgattatcatatactttttctttctcaaaaagcctcccctgatcttcgtatgccttccctcctatttatactcctcctcttctcttcatcatcttccactttatggctACGATcttgatttttggatacttgtcccatccattcttccctaaaccCCGCTGGGATTtaggaccaagttccaagctctatgctcaggtcccatctttccatctatactgtcagcgtatcaattacagggtctttaatatatgggcggtggtagcagctttactttagacattccaccgctctttctactgtcctccacgtatactgtgtatcctcggcttaacattccgaggacaaatctactcctcggacggtatgggacacttaaatactccacgatcattttgatgttttcgaatttgggtttctagcccaaaagaccttgttgggccgtccattataaattactgggcccaatacccctacagaTTACATTGGAGAACTTCTATAGGCTTATGTGGATAGGCGTGAACAAGTAGACTCTTGTTACagataaacattaaaaaagataGTTTGTCATTTTCACATCTTGTGTCAGAAAATTAGGGCCTGCCTGAGTTTTCTTCTAGATTATAGAGTTGCACTATGAATTATTTGAACCAAAAGAGGAGCATATGAAATGAATGAAGAAGTTGGTTGATATGTTGATCATTGGATAGGTGAGGTTTTTCTGTATTTGTGCTCTAGCTCAAGTGGCATCTAATTcccttgtaagagcaaggtggagggtgaggtcatcGGTTTAAGACCCACCAAAATGCCGGTGTAACTTACGAGTagaaaaaatgtatataaattaaagcaaaaactaGTTTTGACAGTTAAGGTGAACTTTGTAAACATCAGCTACAAATATGATATACTTGGTATAAAATTCATTGTCGTAGCATGATGCATTGTCATAGCATGATACGTTATGCTGCCACTAACAATAATGGTatagtagaaattttattttttaaattattttgtctCCATGGTGCTTATCTTGTATTAATTGCACCACATCGACACTCCATGTTTTTCCCCCTTCATACTTCAAACATTATTCTGCCAATAACAAGGATTAACTCACTAACTCTCCTACTTTCCAAATTTGATGCGGGTTTGGCTTATCAAAGAATTATATGGAAATCAAATTAAAGAATTGTATCATAGCCTTCCATACCACATGGTTGAATTTGTGCTAGATGATTCTGATTGGTTAGTACATTTTATTGTGTTTGCTCCCACATTCTGTTATTTTGTTCAAATTCCTTAATGTGATCTCATGCTCCactgtccccccccccccctctctctaattcttcttctttcctgtGGTATTGCTTTATATCCAATTAACTAGTGAATATGTGTGTATTGGTCAGATAACACATTTTTAAATCTTCCAAAAGGATTAGGCCATATAATCCAGTGTCTTTGGCTTTTcacatacaaaaaaagaaagaagtctCAAGGTATACAAAAGGATAGATTTGCTAAACGACTCAGACTTCGACCTGAACGACAACATTGTACTCACAACATATATAGCTAGGTGTGCATGTGTAGCTTACTTGAAGACCTATATGACCAAAGTACCAATGCATACAAATATACAAATAGGGTATGAATGAGTACAGTATACATTAAATGGAAATGAGCAGAAATGTCGCAATGTCTTTAGAATGTCAAGCCATGTGTTTCGACAATTGTGTAATACATTGCGCACTCAGTATGGATATAACGGTACCAAAAGAGTTTGCTTGGAAAAGTCTGTGGCAATGACATTGGTAGTACTTGGTCATGCCTCGGGTAACAGAGTAGTGCAGGATAGATTTCAGTATTCAGGTGAGACAGTGCATCGACACGTGGCCACGGTTGTTACATTGTTAGCCACTATTATGGCAGCAGACATTATCAAGCCTGCTGATCGTACATTTTGAAACGTGCCAGAACATATTCAGCATTCAGATCGATATTGGCCACATTTCAAGGTACTTTGTGAATTTggtatcttgatttgattttattcaaattatctTTATAGTCATACAACGTATTTCATTTCACATTGTATTTTTGTGGCAATGGTTAGGGTTGCATTTGTACAATTAATGGGGCCACGTCCTCGTGGTAGTACCAGTTGATGAGCAATACCCGTACAGAGGCAAGAAAACGATTACAACAACAAACTACATGTACGTGTGTGATTTTGACATGAAATTCACATTCGTGTGTGTTGGATGGGAAGGGTCAACGCATGACACAAGGATATTTTTAAGTTACCTCAATAATGAGAGTGACAACTTCCCAAAACCTCCAGTTGGTTTGTAAATATGTAGTTTAATTACAGTATTAAAGCATGTATTATGTAGTGAAAATGCTAATGCACTAAACGTGTTCATTTGCAAGAAAATATTATCTTGTTGATTCAGGGTACCCTATGAAGAGAGGCTTCCTTGCACCATATAAGGGGGAGAGGTACCACATCCCCGAATTTCAGCGTGGTGAAGAGCTGCATCGTCCAGAGGAGAAATTTGATTATTTCCATTCATCACTTCGTTCGGTCATAGAACGAACTTTTGGAGTTTGGAAGAATAAATGGAGAATTTTGAGAAGTATGCCACCCTTTCATATACACACTCAATGTCGCATCATTGTTGCTACAATGGTTCTTCACAATTTCATTAGAGCACGTGAAAACAACAACGTTGAACGTTCCAAATTTGCACGGGGCACATATGGACGTAGTGAGGGAGGTCATTACAATGCCATGGCACATGTGATCTCAATCTTTAACGAAGCTGAGATGAAAGAGGTTCGTGACAATATCACAGCATTGATATGTAGGATGTGTCCATCGTAGGACTTAAGTTGTTACGGAAGTTATATTCCCCTTAATTGATTATGGTGACTATTATTTTTGTCACAGTATAAATTAGTGTGGTTGAAAATACCATTAACattatggtaatttttttgtgggGATCATAACTGATGGTTCGCAAACTTCAATGTAATACCATTTTGTTTT
Coding sequences within:
- the LOC142612470 gene encoding uncharacterized protein LOC142612470, which gives rise to MSSHVFRQLCNTLRTQYGYNGTKRVCLEKSVAMTLVVLGHASGNRVVQDRFQYSGETVHRHVATVVTLLATIMAADIIKPADRYPMKRGFLAPYKGERYHIPEFQRGEELHRPEEKFDYFHSSLRSVIERTFGVWKNKWRILRSMPPFHIHTQCRIIVATMVLHNFIRARENNNVERSKFARGTYGRSEGGHYNAMAHVISIFNEAEMKEVRDNITALICRMCPS